GACCCTGATGTTATCCAGTCCTTTAGAAATACGGTACTCACTCTTGGGTGAAGGCAAATAATCATTAATAACCCGACGCAACTTATATTCAACTTGTTCCACAGGAACTTCGTTATCTTGTAGTTTCTTCAATTCGTCAATTTTTTTGAATTCGCGTTCCACCTGCTCCCGGTCAATTTCCACTTCCGAGTCAAACCAGTTTTGTGCCTGTTCCCCAGCAATTTCACCGAAAACAAATGCCCCTGTGAGGTGTCCGCGTGATACGTTGGAAACGTCTCCTGCCGCATAAAGTCCCTTAAGCGAGGTTTCAGCTTTTTCATTAACTACAATACCGGTAAGACCATGACCACCGCAAAGATATATTTCCGTGGGGTTAAGTTCAATATCATCTTTACGGAAGTCCATACCCCTTCCTTCCATAAAGCGTTCCATCATGGGCCGCTCTACTTTGAACAGGATGTTTTCTATATGCTTGATTTGTTCTTCCGGCAGGTGCTGCATTTTTATGAATAGGGGCCCCTTGCCGTCCCTGTAGGCCTGCACCATCATTTCCAGGTTAACGGTATCACCCATATCCAACTCATCGCCCAAAGCAGTATAAACCTTGGCGCCCCTCGACTTGGATACATAGGTAATGGGCACATTAATATCTTTGATTAAGGACATCTGCATACAGTACTCAAATCCCGTTAAATCCGCCCCTGCTCGATAAGCCAGGGAATAACCGTCTCCGGCATTGCCCGGATAGTCATAAGTACCATAAAGCGCACCGGTATTGGGAATTCCAAACCTGGATGCACCACCATTGCAAACAAGTACTGCTTTGGCTTCACACAGTATATACTCTCCGGTCCTAGTATTTAACCCGGTAGCTCCCACTACACGATCACCGTTAACTAACAAGCTGGTTACCATCGTCCGGTTGTATACGGTTACATTGTGTTCTTCTACCTTATTAACCAGCCTAATTTTTAAATCGGGGTCCGGCATAGTTAAACAAAAGTTCCCATTGGGGTGCACTTTTACTCTTTCATAATCACCATTTTCATCCTTAGGGAAATGCACTCCCCAGCTTTCCAAGCGCTTAACCATATCATAACTTCGGTCAGCCATTACATAACTGGGCTTGGCGTCTAGAATACCGTAACAGGCTTTGGTATTAGCTTCCACATAATCTTTTGCAGTGTCTCCACCGGGAACTGCTACAATGTTCATAGCGTCCATTCCCATGGCAATAGATCCGCTTCGCCTGATATGTCCTTTTTCAAAAATCACTACATTGGCATCGGGGTTTAGCTCCTTGGCCCTTACTGCAGCCATGGTTCCGGCAGTTCCGCCACCAATAATCAGAAAATCAGCTTTCACTGTTTCGTAACCCAAATCTCTTACCCCCTAAAAATTTTATGTATTTTCATAATGCTTGCCTATCAAACATCAATTTGAACTGGTAAAATAAATACCATTTACATAACCACTGTAAACCAATATAATTGTTATTAAATATTATAATACGTTATAATACGTCTTGCGTCAAGCCAAAAGTCACCTACAGCAAACCTTCTTGTAAAGATCAACCAAGTGCTTGCAGATCTGATCTGCATTTCCGCTTTTATGGAATCAATTAATAGAGGGGGCAAACAGATGCAGGGTGAACATGTTCTTGATGGAATTGCCGTTGGTGTTATTACGGTGAATAGCAAAGGAATAGTTTGCACAGTTAACAAGCCGGCCGCGGCATTACTCAGTTTAGAGGGAGAAAAGTTTGTCGGGCTTAAAATAGATGACATAATTCCAGAAGCCCGTATGGGCAATATTTTGAATGCAGGGGAAAGGCAGCAGTCTATCCAATGGCTGATAGGTGATGAAACAATTATTATCACCTCGAAACCTTTAGTACAAGAAGAGGCACCGGCGGGGGCAGTAATAACCTTACAAAAGTTATCTGAACTGAAAGATTTATTGCTTGATTTTCAAACAATGCAAGCATTAAAAACCGAAATTGAAAACTTAAATACCCTCAATAACCAATTAATGACTGCATTTGATTATTGTTTTGACGAAGTATACGTTACAGACGGACAGGGTTATACAGTGTTTGTCAGTAAGGCATGCGAGAAGTTTTACGGGGTAAATGCCCGGGACATGCTAGGCAAACATGTTAACCAGTTGGAGAAAGACGGCATATTTTCTCATTCCGTGAGCCGCGAAGTACTACAGAAGAAACACCAAGTTTCCCTTATTCAAGGCACTAATAAAGGAAGAAAACTATTGGTGACCGCAAACCCTGTATTCAGCGAAAGCGGCGACATAGAATTAATTGTAACCATTTCCCGCGATATCACAGAAACAAGTAATCTTAAAGACAAATTAGTTGAAACTGAAGAACTGTCCAAGATGTACCTTTCTGAAATAGAAAGATTGAAAACCGGTCAATCTCAAAGCCAGGAGTTAGTTGTTGTAAGTGAGCCCATGAAACAAATCATGGATACAGTAAAACGAATAGCCAAGGTGGATTCTACTATCTTTATTGAAGGAGAATCAGGTGTTGGTAAAGGAGTTGTGGCTTCTCGTATTCACCAGCAGAGCAAACGTGCTGAAAAAGCCTTTATCTCTGTTAATTGCGGAGCAATACCGGAAAACCTTATCGAATCTGAGTTATTTGGCTACGAGTCCGGGGCGTTCACCGGCGCTCAAAAAGGTGGCAAGAAAGGCCTTTTTGAGGCCGCAAACGGAGGTTCAATTTTCCTTGATGAAATAGGTGAACTACCATTATCATTGCAGGTCAAATTACTGCACGTCATTCAGGAAAAAAAGTTGAGACGCATTGGTGGGAATAAGGATATTATCGTTGACGTACGAATTATAGCAGCCACTAATAGAAATATCCAACAGCTTGTTCAACAAGGTAAGTTCAGGGAAGACCTCTTTTACAGGCTTAACGTCATCCCACTGTCGATCCCCCCCTTACGCCACCGCAGAGGAGATATTATACCTCTGATTGAGCAATTTTTGAAAAAATTCAACGATATATACAGACTAAAAAAGCAAGTTTCTGAGCCCGCTCTCGAAGCTTTAAGTGCGTACAACTGGCCTGGCAATGTAAGAGAACTGGAAAATCTAATAGAAAGACTGGTAGTTACTTCAGACACCAATAGAATTGATACGTGCCACCTGCCTGATCATCTTACGAACTCCGCCAACAAAAACCAAAAAGGTGTTATGGTGCTGAACATTTGCCCTTTGAAGAGAGCAACTGAAGAGATGGAAAGCCAGCTCATACAAAAGGCCCATGAGAGGTACAAGAACACATACAGAATAGCAGAAGCCCTTCAGATTAACCAGTCTACCGTAGTGCGTAAAATGCATAAATATTTTGGTGATAAAGAAGAAGCAGATAATAAGTAGCCTTAGAAATAACCATCTAAAGTACTATTTGAAGTATGCTGCATTAATTAAATACAGCATACTTTTTTTGCAAGAAAAGCGCAACTAAATCAGTTCCCTTAGCGCGCGTTTTTCAGTACTTTTTTCCTTTGTCCTTGCCATATATATGGCAAGGTATACTTTCCTAAAGCATAAAAAAGTATCCCGGATAAATTTTGTTTTTCATCCGGGATTAATTAGGAGAATGGAAAATGATATATATACAACTATTCAGTTGTAAGCTAAATTTCTAACACCGAGGGAATACCTCTTTCACTCCAGCCCCTTAATTTATAATAGTCTAATACCATTTGATTTAACTCGGATTCGGTAAGATTGCTTTCTACATTCTTATGAGGCTCGTCAAACAACCTTTTAGGAAGTTTATCGTCCTGCGGACCCGCACCATGATTAATATTAAACTGGCGGGTAAGACCAATTATATTGTTAGCCATCCGGTTAAATTCTTGCTCTGTATATTTTAAACCGGTAGTTGCCTCAACAAGGGTTGCCAAGTTCGGCCACTGTATTAAATCCCGGTAAAACACGCAGAGAATTTGAGTGTTGAAAATTGTTAGCCTGTTTTCATAATCTATATAAAGTTTAGCTTTATCTTCGATTATTTGCGGGTCAATCATCCCTGACAGTTCGGGCTTGTAAAAAGTAGCCCTGAGGTGACACGCACCCCTTGCCGATGTTGCATACCCCAAACCGACTCCCTTTAAAACCCTGGGGTCATAACCGGGTGGCTCAAGACCCTTCACATGAATAGCCAGGTCGGAAAGCCCAAGCTCTTTACTTGCGATCTTAATTCCTTCTGCCAGTATTTCACCAATGCCCTCCCGGCTGACTATTTTTTTCAGAAGGGAAGCCGCTCCCACAGCGTCTCCATATTTCAGGTTGTATTCAATTAAACCTCTCTCGCTGGCCTCCATTATCAATGCCACTAAATTACCGGCCGTAATGGTATCTAACCCCAACCGGTCACACAGGTCATTTAAATAAATAATTTCATCAAGACGGTCAATACAGCATAAGCCGCCGAATGAATAAATGGTTTCGTATTCCGGCCCCTCCAGCTTTAATCCGGCGTGTCTTCCTGACTTAACGGTTGTTAATTTACCGCAGGCCATCATACATTGAGGGCAAGCCTTCGGTCTTACATCCTGGGTCTCTACAAAAGTCTCTCCGCAAATATTTTTCCAGCCAGCAAATTGATTCTTTGACCAATACTTGGTGGGAAAACACTTTGCTTCATTCATCATGGAAACCATCATAGTGGTCCCATAAGTCTTATATGCTTTCACTGCAGGATGGTCCTTGGCTAGATCCTTTAATTCATTAACATATTCTTTCAGCATCTGTGGGTTTGCTAATTGGGCCTTTGCTACCCCGTGGAACACCAGGGCCTTAACATTCTTGGAACCCAACACAGCACCAACGCCCGTCCGGCCAGCTGAACGCCAATAATTATTTTCTATACAGGCATACCTTACTTTGTTCTCTCCCGCCGGCCCTATTACAACAGCCTGGGCACCCTTTACGCCCGTTTCTTTTAATACACTGTCTTCTGTTGAATAGGTATCTTTCCCCCAAAGGTGGGAAGCATTATGGAATCGTACACCTGTATCAGATATCTCCAAATAAACATGCCGTTTTGCCTGGCCTTCCAAAATAATTGCATCATAGCCTGTTCCTTTTATCGCCGGGGCAACCTTGCCCCCGCTGTATGACTCGGCATACAGGCCGGTTAAGGGCGACCGTGTAAAAACACCATAACGACTGCTTCCCCACATATGGGTCCCGGCAGCATTACCGGTTGTAAAGATTAATTTATTACCGGGAGACAAAGGTTCTATATTCGCACCCACATTTTTCAGTAACAGATAAGAGCCCAGGCCTTTACCCCCGAGATATGTTTTTAGAACTTCAGTAGAAATATCTTCAACTAAAGACTCTTC
This Bacillota bacterium DNA region includes the following protein-coding sequences:
- a CDS encoding aldehyde:ferredoxin oxidoreductase, producing MFGFYGKLLRVNLSEEESLVEDISTEVLKTYLGGKGLGSYLLLKNVGANIEPLSPGNKLIFTTGNAAGTHMWGSSRYGVFTRSPLTGLYAESYSGGKVAPAIKGTGYDAIILEGQAKRHVYLEISDTGVRFHNASHLWGKDTYSTEDSVLKETGVKGAQAVVIGPAGENKVRYACIENNYWRSAGRTGVGAVLGSKNVKALVFHGVAKAQLANPQMLKEYVNELKDLAKDHPAVKAYKTYGTTMMVSMMNEAKCFPTKYWSKNQFAGWKNICGETFVETQDVRPKACPQCMMACGKLTTVKSGRHAGLKLEGPEYETIYSFGGLCCIDRLDEIIYLNDLCDRLGLDTITAGNLVALIMEASERGLIEYNLKYGDAVGAASLLKKIVSREGIGEILAEGIKIASKELGLSDLAIHVKGLEPPGYDPRVLKGVGLGYATSARGACHLRATFYKPELSGMIDPQIIEDKAKLYIDYENRLTIFNTQILCVFYRDLIQWPNLATLVEATTGLKYTEQEFNRMANNIIGLTRQFNINHGAGPQDDKLPKRLFDEPHKNVESNLTESELNQMVLDYYKLRGWSERGIPSVLEI
- a CDS encoding PAS domain-containing protein, whose translation is MQGEHVLDGIAVGVITVNSKGIVCTVNKPAAALLSLEGEKFVGLKIDDIIPEARMGNILNAGERQQSIQWLIGDETIIITSKPLVQEEAPAGAVITLQKLSELKDLLLDFQTMQALKTEIENLNTLNNQLMTAFDYCFDEVYVTDGQGYTVFVSKACEKFYGVNARDMLGKHVNQLEKDGIFSHSVSREVLQKKHQVSLIQGTNKGRKLLVTANPVFSESGDIELIVTISRDITETSNLKDKLVETEELSKMYLSEIERLKTGQSQSQELVVVSEPMKQIMDTVKRIAKVDSTIFIEGESGVGKGVVASRIHQQSKRAEKAFISVNCGAIPENLIESELFGYESGAFTGAQKGGKKGLFEAANGGSIFLDEIGELPLSLQVKLLHVIQEKKLRRIGGNKDIIVDVRIIAATNRNIQQLVQQGKFREDLFYRLNVIPLSIPPLRHRRGDIIPLIEQFLKKFNDIYRLKKQVSEPALEALSAYNWPGNVRELENLIERLVVTSDTNRIDTCHLPDHLTNSANKNQKGVMVLNICPLKRATEEMESQLIQKAHERYKNTYRIAEALQINQSTVVRKMHKYFGDKEEADNK
- a CDS encoding fumarate reductase/succinate dehydrogenase flavoprotein subunit — encoded protein: MGYETVKADFLIIGGGTAGTMAAVRAKELNPDANVVIFEKGHIRRSGSIAMGMDAMNIVAVPGGDTAKDYVEANTKACYGILDAKPSYVMADRSYDMVKRLESWGVHFPKDENGDYERVKVHPNGNFCLTMPDPDLKIRLVNKVEEHNVTVYNRTMVTSLLVNGDRVVGATGLNTRTGEYILCEAKAVLVCNGGASRFGIPNTGALYGTYDYPGNAGDGYSLAYRAGADLTGFEYCMQMSLIKDINVPITYVSKSRGAKVYTALGDELDMGDTVNLEMMVQAYRDGKGPLFIKMQHLPEEQIKHIENILFKVERPMMERFMEGRGMDFRKDDIELNPTEIYLCGGHGLTGIVVNEKAETSLKGLYAAGDVSNVSRGHLTGAFVFGEIAGEQAQNWFDSEVEIDREQVEREFKKIDELKKLQDNEVPVEQVEYKLRRVINDYLPSPKSEYRISKGLDNIRVIKDELKEVMKVTDNNELARAIEVGFIADCAELCAVASLNRKESRWSERHYRVDYPEMDDENWLKHVVLSRGDKEGEIKVELRPIDYNL